From Rhizobium favelukesii, the proteins below share one genomic window:
- a CDS encoding sensor histidine kinase codes for MKRERSITGPLILALTTVMVVFWLAAIGLSFRVMQHEFDEIFDGAQQETTERLLALILDDLNQSTKIDPHSMAMFDAAARREYLTYQVRDASGKVALRSNDAPAEPFDAPLRMGFHDTPTARIYTEMTADGSLFLQVADRFKNRREAVRESTVTLLIPLVALVPASIFAIWFIVGRALRPIETLRRDIGTKDSGNLAEVDGQKLPVELRPIARSVNLLLGRLRAALEAEREFTANSAHELRTPIAGALAQAQRLIEELPPGATQDRVQQVEASLVNLGRLAEKLLQLSRAEAGIGGSSTTVDLRPVLDMVVTDFQRDSRTNRRLRYSAAPDAKLVRNADMDAFGIVTRNLIENALLHGDPDLPVNVSLESGGIIRVINGGPLVREADMASLKKRFSRGKTTASGSGLGLAIADRIVSQMGGTLELLSPATGAKTGFEAKMTLPA; via the coding sequence ATGAAACGCGAACGCAGCATCACCGGCCCGCTCATTCTTGCCCTGACGACCGTCATGGTCGTCTTCTGGCTTGCTGCGATCGGCCTCAGCTTTCGGGTGATGCAGCATGAATTCGATGAGATTTTCGACGGCGCCCAGCAGGAGACAACCGAGCGCCTGCTGGCTCTGATCCTCGACGATCTGAACCAGAGTACGAAGATCGATCCGCACAGCATGGCCATGTTCGACGCTGCGGCCAGACGCGAGTATTTGACCTATCAGGTGCGCGACGCCAGCGGCAAGGTAGCGTTGCGCTCGAATGATGCCCCGGCCGAGCCCTTCGACGCGCCGCTTCGCATGGGGTTTCACGACACGCCGACGGCTCGAATCTATACCGAGATGACGGCCGACGGTTCTCTGTTCCTGCAAGTGGCCGATCGGTTCAAGAACCGGCGCGAGGCGGTGCGCGAAAGCACCGTGACACTGCTCATCCCTTTGGTGGCGCTCGTTCCCGCCAGCATTTTCGCGATCTGGTTCATCGTCGGGCGCGCGCTGCGACCGATCGAGACGCTTCGGCGAGATATCGGGACGAAGGACAGTGGCAACTTGGCCGAGGTCGACGGCCAGAAGCTGCCGGTCGAACTACGGCCAATTGCGCGATCGGTCAACCTGCTCCTCGGGCGCCTGCGCGCTGCCCTCGAAGCGGAGCGCGAATTCACCGCCAACAGCGCGCACGAACTGAGAACGCCGATCGCCGGCGCGCTTGCACAGGCTCAGCGCCTCATCGAGGAACTGCCGCCCGGTGCAACGCAGGATCGCGTCCAACAGGTCGAGGCTTCGCTGGTCAATCTCGGCCGTTTGGCAGAGAAGCTTTTGCAGTTGTCACGCGCGGAAGCCGGCATCGGTGGGAGCTCAACCACGGTCGACCTGCGCCCGGTCCTGGACATGGTCGTCACCGACTTCCAGCGCGACAGCCGCACGAATCGTAGGCTTCGATATTCCGCGGCGCCGGACGCAAAGCTCGTCCGCAACGCGGACATGGACGCTTTCGGCATCGTCACGCGAAACCTGATCGAGAATGCCTTGCTGCACGGCGATCCGGATCTGCCGGTCAATGTCAGCCTTGAAAGCGGCGGCATCATCCGCGTCATCAACGGCGGACCGCTGGTTCGCGAGGCCGACATGGCGAGTCTGAAAAAGCGCTTCAGTCGCGGCAAGACGACAGCGTCCGGTTCCGGGCTCGGACTGGCTATCGCCGACCGTATCGTCTCCCAGATGGGCGGCACGCTGGAGTTGTTGTCGCCGGCGACCGGCGCAAAAACCGGGTTCGAAGCGAAGATGACGCTTCCAGCCTAG
- a CDS encoding sugar-binding transcriptional regulator, with protein MVRKSETSGRLDDAARAGWLYYVAGRTQDEIASSMGISRQSAQRLVSLAVAERLIKVRLDHPIAACLELANAVRKKFNLKHVEVVPSDPGSSSTTVGIAEATAAEIERWLKRADPIVLAVGTGRTLKAAVDQLPAIECPNHRIVSLTGNIAPDGSAAYYNVIFSMADAVKARHFPMPLPVLVTSAEERETLHGQQLVRSTLEISAQADVTFVGIGELGIDGPLCVDGFLEKDEMMELMRNGAVGEICGWVFDGEGKLLDNPINERVASASIPSRESSTVIGIGKGKRKFKAIKAAVTGHQINALITDEDTAEYLLRP; from the coding sequence ATGGTAAGAAAATCCGAGACTTCGGGACGGCTGGATGACGCGGCGCGTGCAGGATGGCTCTACTACGTGGCGGGGCGAACACAGGATGAGATTGCCTCTTCCATGGGGATTTCGCGGCAATCGGCACAGCGTCTGGTGTCGCTCGCCGTTGCCGAACGGCTGATCAAGGTGCGGCTCGACCATCCGATCGCCGCCTGCCTCGAACTCGCCAATGCTGTGCGCAAGAAGTTCAACCTCAAGCATGTCGAGGTTGTGCCAAGCGACCCAGGCTCCAGTTCGACGACCGTCGGCATCGCGGAGGCAACTGCGGCCGAAATCGAGCGCTGGCTGAAGCGGGCGGATCCGATCGTGCTGGCGGTCGGGACAGGGCGAACGTTGAAGGCCGCGGTCGATCAGCTGCCCGCCATCGAATGTCCCAACCATCGTATTGTGTCGCTGACTGGCAACATCGCGCCCGACGGTTCGGCCGCCTATTACAACGTCATCTTCAGCATGGCCGACGCGGTGAAGGCGCGGCACTTCCCGATGCCACTGCCAGTCCTGGTGACGTCGGCGGAGGAGCGGGAAACATTACACGGCCAGCAGCTCGTCCGCTCGACGCTGGAGATCAGCGCGCAGGCGGACGTGACGTTCGTCGGAATCGGCGAGCTCGGCATCGACGGACCGCTTTGCGTCGACGGCTTCCTGGAGAAGGACGAGATGATGGAGCTGATGCGCAACGGCGCTGTCGGCGAGATCTGCGGCTGGGTATTCGACGGCGAGGGCAAGCTTCTCGACAACCCGATCAACGAGCGGGTGGCCTCTGCGTCGATCCCCTCGCGCGAGTCGTCGACCGTCATTGGAATCGGCAAGGGCAAGCGCAAATTCAAGGCGATCAAGGCTGCTGTAACAGGCCATCAGATCAATGCGCTTATCACCGATGAGGACACCGCTGAGTATCTGCTCAGGCCGTGA
- a CDS encoding ABC transporter ATP-binding protein, whose product MGSITLQKVSKVFGEAKVIPSIDLEIKDGEFVVFVGPSGCGKSTLLRLIAGLEDVSGGNIVIDGRDATEKAPSERGLAMVFQSYALYPHMSVRNNIAFPLKMANMDKAEIDRKVADAARVLNLTDYLERKPRQLSGGQRQRVAIGRAIVRQPSAFLFDEPLSNLDAALRVNMRLEISELHQQLKTTMIYVTHDQVEAMTMADKIVVLNRGNIEQVGSPLELYHKPRNLFVAGFIGSPKMNLVKGQYAAQFGAHTIGVRPEHMLLSTESGDWKGKVMVAEHLGADTFLHVDVEGIGHVTARGGGDFPAKAGDLVYLTPDKTRIHKFNEGGLAI is encoded by the coding sequence ATGGGAAGCATTACCCTTCAGAAAGTTTCGAAGGTCTTCGGTGAAGCCAAGGTCATCCCTTCGATCGACCTCGAGATCAAGGACGGCGAGTTCGTCGTCTTCGTCGGCCCGTCCGGCTGCGGCAAGTCCACCCTGCTCCGACTGATTGCCGGTCTTGAGGATGTCAGTGGCGGCAACATCGTCATCGACGGCAGGGATGCAACGGAAAAGGCTCCGTCGGAACGTGGTCTAGCGATGGTGTTCCAATCCTATGCGCTCTACCCGCATATGAGTGTGCGCAACAACATCGCCTTTCCGCTGAAGATGGCAAACATGGACAAGGCGGAGATCGACAGGAAGGTTGCCGATGCCGCCCGGGTTCTGAACTTGACTGACTACCTCGAGCGGAAGCCGCGACAGCTTTCGGGCGGCCAGCGCCAGCGCGTGGCGATCGGCCGTGCGATCGTGCGCCAGCCTTCGGCCTTCCTCTTCGACGAGCCGTTGTCGAACCTCGATGCTGCTCTGCGCGTCAACATGCGCCTGGAGATCAGCGAGCTGCACCAGCAGCTGAAGACGACGATGATCTACGTCACCCATGACCAGGTGGAAGCCATGACCATGGCCGACAAGATCGTCGTACTGAACCGTGGAAATATCGAGCAGGTGGGTTCGCCGCTCGAGCTCTATCACAAGCCGCGCAATCTCTTCGTCGCCGGCTTCATCGGCTCACCGAAGATGAATCTCGTGAAAGGCCAATATGCTGCGCAGTTTGGTGCGCACACGATCGGGGTTAGGCCCGAGCACATGTTGCTTTCGACCGAAAGCGGCGACTGGAAGGGCAAGGTGATGGTCGCCGAGCACCTCGGCGCCGACACCTTCCTGCATGTCGATGTCGAGGGTATCGGCCATGTTACCGCGCGGGGCGGCGGCGATTTCCCGGCCAAGGCCGGCGACCTCGTCTATCTGACGCCCGACAAGACGCGGATCCACAAATTCAACGAAGGCGGCCTCGCCATCTGA
- a CDS encoding carbohydrate ABC transporter permease, whose product MARKVTTQRKVVMTAIAWTLGILIFFPILWTFLTSFKTEADAIASPPQFLFFHWTTESYTEVQSRSNYLSHFMNSVIISFGSTLIGLIIAIPAAWAMAISPTKRTKDVLMWMLSTKMMPPVGALIPIYLMFRNSGLLDSRLGLVIILTLINLPIIVWMLYTYFKEIPGEILEAARMDGASLAKEIIYVLTPMAVPGIASTLLLNIILAWNEAFWTLNLTASKAAPLTAFIASYSSPEGLFYAKLSAASTMAIAPILILGWFSQKQLVRGLTFGAVK is encoded by the coding sequence ATGGCTAGAAAAGTCACAACTCAGCGCAAGGTGGTCATGACCGCCATCGCCTGGACGCTCGGCATCCTGATCTTCTTCCCGATCCTCTGGACCTTCCTGACGAGCTTCAAGACGGAAGCGGATGCCATCGCCTCGCCGCCGCAGTTTCTGTTCTTCCACTGGACGACGGAGAGCTATACGGAAGTGCAGAGCCGCTCAAACTATCTCAGCCACTTCATGAACTCGGTGATCATTTCCTTCGGCTCGACGCTGATCGGCCTGATCATCGCCATTCCAGCCGCCTGGGCGATGGCGATTTCGCCGACCAAGCGGACGAAGGACGTGCTGATGTGGATGCTGTCGACCAAGATGATGCCGCCGGTCGGCGCGCTGATCCCGATCTACCTGATGTTCCGCAACTCCGGCCTGCTCGACAGTCGCCTCGGCCTGGTGATCATCCTGACGCTGATCAACCTGCCGATCATCGTGTGGATGCTTTACACCTACTTCAAGGAAATTCCCGGCGAGATCCTGGAAGCCGCGCGCATGGACGGCGCCTCGCTTGCCAAGGAAATCATCTACGTGCTGACGCCGATGGCGGTCCCGGGCATCGCCTCGACGCTGCTTCTCAACATCATCCTGGCTTGGAACGAAGCCTTCTGGACGCTCAACCTCACCGCGTCGAAAGCGGCGCCGCTGACGGCGTTCATCGCTTCCTATTCCAGCCCCGAAGGCTTGTTCTACGCCAAGCTTTCGGCAGCCTCCACCATGGCGATCGCGCCGATCCTGATCCTCGGCTGGTTCTCGCAGAAACAACTCGTCCGCGGCCTGACCTTCGGCGCGGTGAAATAA
- a CDS encoding ABC transporter substrate-binding protein, which produces MTLRTLLLGACSALAFAGMASAETLTIATVNNGDMIRMQKLTDDFKKKNPDIDLEWVTLEENVLRQKVTTDIATKGGQYDVMTIGTYEVPIWAKQGWLLPLDNLGADYDADDLLPAIRSGLTADGKLYAAPFYGESSMVMYRKDLFEAAGLKMPDAPTWDFIAEAAKKITNKDKEIYGICLRGKAGWGENMAFRTAMSNSFGARWFDEQWKPQFDQPEWKDTLNFYVNLMKEAGPPGASSNGFNENLALFQTGKCGMWIDATVAASFVSNPKESTVADKVGFALAPDKGLGKRGNWLWAWSLAIPASSQKVEAAEKFVAWATSKDYTKLVAEKDGWLNAPPGTRSSLYANADYQKAAPFAKMTIDSINAADPTKPTVKPVPYVGVQFVAIPEFQGIGTAVGQQFSAALAGQVSVDQALQSAQQLTTREMTKAGYIK; this is translated from the coding sequence ATGACATTGAGAACTCTCCTGCTGGGCGCCTGCTCAGCACTGGCGTTTGCCGGCATGGCTTCGGCCGAAACGCTGACAATCGCGACCGTCAATAACGGCGATATGATCCGGATGCAGAAGCTGACGGATGACTTCAAGAAGAAGAACCCCGACATTGATCTCGAGTGGGTGACACTCGAAGAAAACGTCCTGCGCCAGAAGGTTACGACCGACATCGCGACCAAGGGTGGCCAATACGACGTTATGACGATCGGTACGTATGAAGTTCCGATCTGGGCCAAGCAGGGCTGGCTTCTGCCGCTCGACAACCTCGGCGCAGATTACGATGCCGACGACCTGTTGCCGGCAATCCGCAGCGGCCTGACCGCAGACGGCAAGCTCTATGCAGCGCCGTTCTACGGCGAAAGCTCGATGGTCATGTACCGCAAGGACCTGTTCGAAGCCGCCGGCCTGAAGATGCCTGACGCGCCGACCTGGGACTTCATCGCGGAAGCCGCGAAGAAGATCACCAACAAGGACAAGGAAATCTACGGCATCTGCTTGCGCGGCAAGGCTGGCTGGGGTGAAAACATGGCCTTCCGGACGGCTATGTCGAACTCTTTCGGAGCCCGCTGGTTCGATGAGCAGTGGAAGCCGCAGTTCGATCAGCCGGAGTGGAAGGACACGTTGAACTTCTACGTCAACCTGATGAAGGAAGCTGGACCTCCCGGTGCATCCTCGAACGGCTTCAATGAAAACCTGGCGCTCTTCCAGACCGGCAAATGCGGCATGTGGATCGACGCGACCGTTGCTGCCTCCTTCGTCAGCAACCCGAAGGAATCCACCGTCGCCGACAAGGTCGGCTTCGCTCTGGCTCCGGATAAGGGCCTCGGCAAGCGCGGCAACTGGCTCTGGGCCTGGAGCCTTGCAATTCCGGCGAGCTCGCAGAAGGTCGAAGCAGCCGAGAAATTCGTCGCTTGGGCAACGAGCAAGGATTACACCAAGCTCGTCGCCGAGAAGGACGGCTGGCTGAATGCACCTCCCGGCACGCGCTCTTCGCTCTATGCGAACGCCGACTACCAGAAAGCCGCGCCTTTCGCCAAGATGACGATCGACAGCATCAACGCGGCTGACCCGACCAAGCCGACCGTCAAGCCGGTCCCCTACGTCGGTGTCCAGTTCGTCGCTATCCCTGAATTCCAGGGCATCGGCACGGCCGTCGGCCAGCAGTTCTCAGCAGCTCTTGCAGGACAGGTCTCGGTCGATCAGGCGCTGCAGAGCGCGCAGCAGCTGACGACCCGTGAAATGACCAAGGCTGGTTACATCAAATAG
- a CDS encoding response regulator: protein MRILLVEDDRMIGGAVRDHVIAANHAVDWVQNLADADAAARPVEYGVILLDLQLPDGSGVEFLRRFRERGLKTPVIILTARDQISDRIDGLNAGADDYLVKPFNLDELEARIMAVARRYDANPHPVLRISDIEINRPLHQLSVAGETIILTSREWAVLDLLTARPGAIVPKDRIEEALYAFGSEIESNTVEVYVSRLRKKIGKDRIRTARGIGYTIG, encoded by the coding sequence GTGCGAATTCTGCTGGTTGAAGATGACAGAATGATTGGTGGAGCAGTGCGGGATCACGTCATCGCGGCCAATCATGCCGTCGACTGGGTGCAAAATCTCGCCGATGCTGACGCCGCGGCTCGACCTGTCGAGTACGGGGTGATCCTTCTCGATCTTCAGCTCCCGGACGGCAGCGGCGTAGAGTTTCTTCGCCGCTTTCGCGAAAGAGGCCTGAAGACGCCCGTTATCATCTTGACGGCGCGAGACCAGATCTCGGATCGCATCGACGGGCTGAACGCCGGCGCCGACGACTACCTCGTGAAACCGTTCAATCTGGACGAGTTGGAAGCGCGCATCATGGCGGTGGCACGCCGCTATGACGCCAATCCGCATCCCGTGCTCCGCATTTCCGATATCGAGATCAACCGGCCCCTGCATCAGCTCTCCGTGGCCGGCGAAACGATCATCCTGACGAGCCGCGAATGGGCGGTGCTAGACCTCTTGACGGCGCGCCCAGGCGCGATCGTTCCGAAGGACCGGATCGAGGAAGCGCTCTATGCGTTCGGCTCGGAGATCGAAAGCAACACGGTCGAGGTCTATGTGAGCCGCTTGCGCAAGAAGATCGGCAAGGACAGGATCCGCACGGCACGCGGCATCGGCTACACAATCGGATGA
- a CDS encoding carbohydrate ABC transporter permease: MATLHTRSAARMMIAPSVVLLFLWMIVPLAMTIYFSTLNYNLLSPGMETFVGFLNYKYFLTDPAFFSALINTLLLVLGVLLITVVGGIAFALLLNQDIYGQGIVRILVIAPFFVMPTVAALVWKNMFMNPVNGLFAHLAKALGLQPYDWLANAPLFSIILIVAWQWLPFATLILLTALQSLDEEQQEAAEMDGAGVVSKFIYIILPHMARAITVVILIQTIFLLSVFAEILVTTNGGPGTQSTNLTYLVYVQALLQFDIGGASAGGIVAVILANIVAIFLVRLVGKNLEA; this comes from the coding sequence ATGGCAACGTTACACACCCGCTCCGCAGCGCGAATGATGATCGCACCGTCCGTTGTGCTGCTCTTCCTGTGGATGATCGTCCCGCTCGCGATGACGATCTATTTTTCGACGCTGAACTACAATTTGCTCAGCCCGGGCATGGAAACCTTCGTCGGCTTCCTGAACTATAAATATTTCCTCACCGATCCGGCCTTTTTCTCCGCGTTGATCAATACGTTGCTGCTGGTGCTCGGCGTGCTCCTGATCACTGTCGTGGGCGGCATCGCGTTTGCGCTGCTCCTGAACCAGGATATCTACGGACAGGGCATCGTTCGCATCCTGGTGATTGCCCCCTTCTTCGTCATGCCGACGGTTGCGGCTTTGGTGTGGAAGAACATGTTCATGAACCCGGTCAACGGGCTCTTTGCACATCTCGCCAAGGCGCTTGGATTGCAGCCCTATGACTGGCTTGCCAATGCGCCGCTCTTCTCGATCATTCTGATCGTCGCCTGGCAGTGGCTGCCCTTTGCGACACTGATCCTGCTGACCGCCCTGCAGTCGCTGGACGAAGAGCAGCAGGAGGCCGCCGAGATGGATGGCGCCGGTGTTGTTTCGAAGTTCATCTACATCATCCTGCCGCATATGGCCCGCGCCATCACGGTGGTGATCCTCATCCAGACAATCTTCCTGCTCTCGGTCTTTGCCGAAATCCTGGTCACCACCAACGGCGGCCCCGGCACGCAGAGCACGAACCTCACCTATCTCGTCTATGTGCAGGCGCTTCTGCAGTTCGATATCGGCGGCGCTTCGGCAGGCGGTATCGTCGCGGTCATCCTCGCCAACATCGTTGCGATCTTCCTCGTGCGCCTTGTCGGCAAGAATCTGGAGGCTTGA
- a CDS encoding mannitol dehydrogenase family protein — translation MTCKLSLATLSEAAKTAAVPTYERASLKAGIVHFGVGNFHRAHQAIYLDDLFNLGQDHDWALVGAGILPSDAAMREKLAAQDFLTTVVEQDNNKTAARITAPMVDILPVGDVRTIIAKLADPTIRIVSMTITEGGYFIDASGKFNPDHPAIAADGQNPAEPKTVFGLVVAGLKARKEKGIVPFTVMSCDNIPHNGVVTANAVIGTARLSDPAFADWVKANVAFPNAMVDRITPATGQREIDLLKNAFGIEDNWPVYCEEFKQWVLEDKFTAGRPALEKVGVTFVPDVTPYEHMKIRILNGGHAAIAYPAALMDIHFVHDSMEDPLIRAFLAKLEKEEIIPIVPPVPDTSLTDYFALIEHRLLNPKIADTIPRLAQDGSNRQPKFILPSTQDNLSQGRDVVGLALVSALWCRYFAGKTDSGKDIVFNDASADRLHAAALKAKDDPMAFLAFDDIFGAVSKSELFRKRFAHALKTLWEKGTRETLQLYLDNKLAV, via the coding sequence ATGACGTGCAAACTATCGCTGGCAACGCTTTCCGAGGCGGCAAAGACGGCCGCCGTACCGACCTATGAGCGGGCGTCGCTGAAAGCGGGCATCGTGCACTTCGGCGTGGGCAATTTCCACCGTGCCCATCAGGCCATCTATCTCGACGACCTTTTCAATCTGGGCCAGGATCATGACTGGGCGCTTGTCGGCGCTGGTATCCTGCCGTCCGATGCAGCGATGCGCGAAAAGCTCGCCGCCCAAGACTTCCTGACGACCGTCGTCGAGCAGGACAACAACAAAACCGCCGCGCGGATCACCGCGCCGATGGTCGACATCCTGCCGGTGGGCGATGTCAGGACGATCATCGCCAAGCTCGCGGATCCCACGATCCGTATCGTTTCGATGACGATCACCGAGGGCGGCTATTTCATCGACGCATCTGGTAAGTTCAATCCCGACCATCCGGCGATCGCTGCGGATGGCCAGAACCCTGCCGAGCCGAAGACGGTCTTCGGCCTTGTTGTCGCCGGCCTCAAGGCGCGCAAGGAAAAGGGCATCGTGCCTTTCACCGTCATGTCCTGCGACAACATCCCCCATAACGGCGTCGTCACCGCGAATGCCGTTATCGGCACAGCACGGCTTTCGGATCCTGCCTTTGCCGACTGGGTCAAGGCGAACGTCGCGTTCCCGAATGCCATGGTCGACCGCATCACGCCGGCCACCGGACAGCGCGAAATCGATCTCTTGAAGAATGCCTTCGGCATCGAAGACAACTGGCCGGTCTATTGCGAAGAGTTCAAGCAGTGGGTGCTGGAAGACAAGTTCACCGCCGGACGCCCGGCGCTGGAGAAGGTCGGGGTCACCTTCGTGCCGGATGTGACGCCCTACGAGCACATGAAGATCCGCATTCTCAACGGCGGCCACGCGGCGATCGCCTATCCCGCAGCGCTGATGGACATCCACTTCGTACACGACTCGATGGAAGATCCGTTGATCCGGGCCTTCTTGGCGAAGCTGGAAAAAGAAGAGATCATCCCGATCGTTCCGCCGGTTCCCGATACCTCGCTGACGGACTACTTCGCGCTGATCGAGCACCGACTGCTCAATCCGAAAATTGCCGATACGATCCCGCGTCTGGCGCAGGACGGATCGAACCGGCAGCCGAAATTCATACTGCCGTCGACGCAAGACAATCTGAGCCAGGGCCGCGATGTCGTCGGCCTGGCGTTGGTTTCGGCACTGTGGTGCCGCTACTTCGCTGGAAAAACGGATAGTGGCAAGGACATTGTCTTCAACGACGCCAGCGCCGACCGGCTGCATGCGGCGGCTTTGAAGGCCAAGGATGATCCGATGGCCTTCCTCGCCTTCGACGACATCTTCGGCGCGGTGTCGAAATCCGAGCTGTTCCGCAAGCGCTTCGCCCACGCATTGAAAACCTTGTGGGAAAAGGGCACGCGTGAAACCCTACAGCTTTATCTCGACAATAAGCTTGCTGTGTAA
- a CDS encoding ROK family protein, with translation MIISFDIGGSAIKGGVAHSEADIRPLGRRPTPKDDFAAFVDTLRAIIAETGEQPRRLAFSIAGVVDPDTQRLTCANIPCIHGRNLAADLEAELGLPVLIANDADCFAMAEADLGAGRGHRIVLGAILGTGVGGGVVADGRLINAAGGFAGEWGHGPALASQAGNPPVAIPAYPCGCGQKGCVDTVGGARGLERLHKTLHEIDLSSQEIIDDWLKGEAKSARTIDVFVDLVASPLALTINITGATIVPVGGGLSNVEPLLAELDKAVRQRILRKFDRPLVVRSECRVEPGLIGAALLGLKAEADFVAS, from the coding sequence ATGATCATCTCTTTCGACATCGGCGGCTCCGCCATCAAGGGCGGCGTGGCACACTCCGAAGCCGACATCAGGCCACTCGGCCGTCGTCCGACCCCCAAGGACGATTTTGCTGCTTTCGTCGACACGCTGCGCGCCATCATAGCAGAAACCGGCGAGCAGCCGAGGCGCCTGGCCTTCTCGATCGCCGGCGTGGTCGATCCTGACACGCAGCGGCTCACCTGCGCCAACATCCCCTGCATCCACGGCCGCAATCTCGCCGCCGACCTGGAAGCCGAACTCGGATTGCCGGTATTGATCGCAAATGACGCCGACTGCTTCGCCATGGCGGAAGCCGATCTCGGTGCCGGACGCGGCCATCGTATCGTTTTGGGTGCCATTCTTGGAACGGGCGTCGGTGGCGGTGTCGTTGCGGATGGCCGCCTGATCAATGCCGCTGGCGGTTTTGCCGGCGAATGGGGCCACGGCCCGGCGCTCGCATCACAGGCAGGCAATCCGCCAGTTGCGATTCCGGCCTATCCCTGCGGCTGCGGCCAGAAGGGTTGCGTCGATACGGTTGGCGGCGCGCGTGGTCTCGAACGCCTGCACAAGACGCTGCATGAAATTGACCTCTCCAGCCAGGAGATCATCGATGATTGGCTGAAGGGCGAGGCCAAGTCGGCGCGCACCATCGACGTCTTCGTCGATCTCGTCGCCTCACCGCTCGCGCTGACGATCAACATCACGGGCGCGACCATCGTCCCCGTCGGCGGCGGGCTTTCCAACGTCGAACCGCTGCTTGCAGAGCTCGACAAGGCCGTTCGGCAGCGCATCCTGCGCAAATTCGATCGCCCGCTGGTGGTGCGCAGCGAATGCCGCGTCGAGCCCGGCCTGATCGGCGCCGCTCTGCTCGGCCTCAAAGCGGAAGCCGATTTCGTGGCTAGCTGA
- a CDS encoding HAD family hydrolase, which produces MAEAETRLVIFDCDGVLVDSEPISVSVLVKAMNDLNVPITEEEVYGRFLGRSLATVIETMKSEYNVHPGQEFLEQIRTDLYARFRKELKPMDGIAETIDTLGIPCCVASSSQVERIRLSLTVTGLIDRLPDIFSATMVKHGKPAPDLFLHAAREMNVDPANCVVVEDSPAGIEAAKAAGMTVFAFTGGSHANFSGYRAELDRLSPEAVFDAMPDLIHLIRKHKQDGMHL; this is translated from the coding sequence ATGGCTGAGGCTGAAACACGGCTGGTCATTTTCGATTGCGACGGCGTTCTTGTCGATAGCGAACCGATATCGGTGAGCGTCTTGGTCAAGGCGATGAACGATCTCAACGTTCCGATTACCGAGGAGGAGGTCTACGGGCGTTTCCTCGGGCGAAGTCTCGCAACGGTGATCGAGACGATGAAGTCCGAATACAACGTCCACCCGGGCCAGGAATTCCTCGAGCAGATCCGTACAGACCTCTACGCCCGGTTTCGCAAGGAGTTGAAGCCGATGGACGGGATCGCCGAGACGATCGACACCCTCGGCATTCCCTGTTGCGTCGCCTCCTCAAGTCAGGTCGAACGCATTCGCCTGTCGTTGACGGTCACCGGCCTGATCGACCGGCTGCCTGATATTTTCAGCGCGACGATGGTCAAGCATGGCAAGCCGGCGCCCGACCTCTTCCTGCATGCAGCGCGCGAAATGAACGTCGATCCGGCAAATTGCGTCGTCGTCGAAGACAGCCCTGCTGGGATCGAGGCGGCGAAGGCCGCAGGCATGACGGTATTTGCCTTCACCGGTGGTTCGCACGCCAATTTTTCCGGCTATCGCGCTGAACTTGACCGGCTTTCGCCTGAAGCCGTGTTTGACGCGATGCCGGATTTGATACACCTTATCCGCAAACATAAGCAGGATGGGATGCACCTTTAA